TGGAAGCGTATGTGATGGATAACGGTGTATATGAATTAATCGTTATGGCCGCGATTTTAATGGTGGTTTCGTGGGTCGTTTCGACAGCTGGCTATGCGCTAAAATATGCGAACTTTAAAATAGAGCGAAAAGGAAATGAAATTCGCATCGTTCAAGGGTTATTTGATAAGAAAGAGTTTGTTTTAAAATTACACCGCATTCAAGCGATTACTGTGAAAGAAGGAATTCTCCGCCAGCCTTTCGGTTATTGTTCTGTCGAAGTGGAAGTGATTCAAAGTATAGAATCCGCCGGGAATGAAGTGATGTTACACCCTTTTATGAAGAAAAAAGATGTACAGCAGTTACTCGCATATTTACAGTTGCCGTATGAAGTAGAAGAGGAAATCGTTCATTTACCGAAGGCTGCATTGCGCCGTTACGTCGTAATGGGCTGGATTACAAGTGCTGTGCTCGCAATGCCGATCGCCGGTGCGAGTATATATTTTAAACAACATACTGCGTTGTTCGTTCTTATACCGCTATTTATTGTATTTACGTTACTTGCATACGCTAGATATAAAAGTGGTGGATATATGATACGAGAAAATCAGTTAGTAATGGTGTACCGAGGCCTTGCGAAATATACAGGGATCATGCGAAGAAGGCATGTTCAAGTAGTAGGATATAATCAGTCGCATTTTCAAAAGAAAGACGAGTTATGTACAGCTGCCGTATCGGTAGCGGGACATGGTTATGAAGTGAAGCATATGCGAAAAGAAGACGCGCTTCGCATATATAATTGGTACAAAGAAAAAGGAAACACCAGTGTGTAATGGTGTTTCCTTTTTTGTGTCGTCATTTGTCGATAAGTCGATATATTCAAAAAATCGCTGATATAATTTGAGTTGCGCCGATATATTTCAAAAATCGCTGATATATTTCGAGTTGCGCCGATATAATTTCACATATCGCAGGCTCCGAACTCCGAAAATTAAACTAACACATCAAAAGTAGTCACGAATGACGGGCGAGAGAAAATGCTTTTTTGCTGTTCTGCATGTGGATGCGCTTGTGTCTGTCCTTGTCCTTCTGCTTGTGCAGGGCGTTTTTTATGAGCGTTTTCGAATGAACGTGATTCTGTCCAGTCTTTAAAGTTTTGCTCTGTTTCCCACATCGTTAAAATGACGTATGTATCATTACTTAATGGGCGAAGAACGCGAAT
This Bacillus mycoides DNA region includes the following protein-coding sequences:
- a CDS encoding PH domain-containing protein — its product is MYKRQHPITILLGIRIATLLPFIFLVLFRSDGEVEPWYFLHLVLLAILFMMAIFSAVKWYFKVYWIENNILHIKHGVFVKKESYLNKDRVQNISTSSNIIYQMLGLTKLNIEVAGGGSEPEVMLAGIREDEAKELIALLHKERSVVSEETLAEEESKTVYQLTAKEILFASITSGRFGLVFSMLVILYTEFNEFLPKWLINKVEAYVMDNGVYELIVMAAILMVVSWVVSTAGYALKYANFKIERKGNEIRIVQGLFDKKEFVLKLHRIQAITVKEGILRQPFGYCSVEVEVIQSIESAGNEVMLHPFMKKKDVQQLLAYLQLPYEVEEEIVHLPKAALRRYVVMGWITSAVLAMPIAGASIYFKQHTALFVLIPLFIVFTLLAYARYKSGGYMIRENQLVMVYRGLAKYTGIMRRRHVQVVGYNQSHFQKKDELCTAAVSVAGHGYEVKHMRKEDALRIYNWYKEKGNTSV